In Apostichopus japonicus isolate 1M-3 chromosome 3, ASM3797524v1, whole genome shotgun sequence, a single genomic region encodes these proteins:
- the LOC139963288 gene encoding uncharacterized protein isoform X4: MQTRSNKNQQQPTAYADFIKKKKDPSGFEVKYVSEEVGYGLFATADFEKGEFLLEYSGVLRHAYQVGEEEDTTFIFFFQSGQDSMCIDATHSTGKGKYCNDDWKKPNAVVKKIIINKQPKLAIFANSEIKKGNEIRYDYGQPDARWRKKKNKNQNKPPEVLRECNTDNEPERAHVESNCTTQIAKKQTNQNKPPEVLRECNTDNEPERAPGESECTTQIVKKQTNQNKPPEVLRECNTDNEPERAPGESECTTQIAKKKTNQNKPPEVLRECNTDNEPERAPGESECTTQIVKKNTNQNKPPEVLRECNTDNEPERAHVESNCTTQIAKKQTNQNKPPEVLRECNTDNEPERAPGESECTTQIAKDNESDDSYNPFEDIDLFPWCKDTHKDVSSGGDDKGENGSDNEVSSQTSEASDNTQDKEQEWNDDQMSYVCDSEDSTNSSEYMIPLPSPKMRSHGAVCIKEHPSKSDVEHTIVSTTDHNQKQQ; encoded by the exons ATGCAGACAAGAAGTAATAAAAACCAACAGCAACCTACAGCTTATGCAGATttcatcaagaaaaaaaaagaccctTCTGGGTTTGAAGTGAAATATGTTTCAGAAGAAGTTG ggTATGGATTATTTGCTACGGCAGACTTTGAAAAAGGAGAATTCCTCCTAGAATATTCTGGTGTGTTAAGACATGCCTACCAGGTGGGGGAAGAGGAGGACACTACTTTCATATTCTTCTTCCAGAGTGGTCAAGACAGTATGTG CATTGATGCTACACATAGCACAGGAAAGGGAAAGTATTGTAATGATGATTGGAAGAAACCCAATGCTGTTGTGAAGAAGATTATCATAAACAAGCAACCAAAATTGGCCATATTTGCAAATTCAGAGATaaagaaaggaaatgaaatcAGATATGATTATGGACAACCTGATGCAAGATGGAGGAAGAAG aaaaacaaaaatcaaaacaagccacctgaagttttgagagaatgcaacactgataatgagcCAGAGAGAGCACATGTAGAATCAAATTGCACCACACAGATTGCCAAG aaacaaacaaatcaaaacaagccacctgaagttttgagagaatgcaacactgataatgagcCAGAGAGAGCACCTGGGGAATCAGAATGCACCACACAGATTGTCAAG aaacaaacaaatcaaaacaagccacctgaagttttgagagaatgcaacactgataatgagcCAGAGAGAGCACCTGGGGAATCAGAATGCACCACACAGATTGCCAAG aaaaaaacaaatcaaaacaagccacctgaagttttgagagaatgcaacactgataatgagcCAGAGAGAGCACCTGGGGAATCAGAATGCACCACACAGATTGTCAAG aaaaacacaaatcaaaacaagccacctgaagttttgagagaatgcaacactgataatgagcCAGAGAGAGCACATGTAGAATCAAATTGCACCACACAGATTGCCAAG aaacaaacaaatcaaaacaagccacctgaagttttgagagaatgcaacactgataatgagcCAGAGAGAGCACCTGGGGAATCAGAATGCACCACACAGATTGCCAAG GATAATGAAAGTGATGATAGCTATAATCCATTTGAAGACATCGATTTGTTCCCATGGTGTAAAGACACACACAAAGATGTCAGCAGTGGAGGAGACGATAAAGGAGAAAATGGTAGTGACAATGAAGTTTCATCTCAGACTAGTGAAGCATCGGACAACACTCAAGATAAAGAGCAGGAATGGAATGATGACCAAATGTCATATGTTTGCGATTCAGAAGATTCTACAAATAGTTCAGAATATATGattccccttccttcccctaAAATGAGAAGTCATGGTGCAGTTTGCATCAAGGAGCATCCGTCAAAATCTGATGTCGAACACACCATAGTATCAACTACTGATCACAATCAAAAGCAACAGTAA
- the LOC139963288 gene encoding uncharacterized protein isoform X1: MQTRSNKNQQQPTAYADFIKKKKDPSGFEVKYVSEEVGYGLFATADFEKGEFLLEYSGVLRHAYQVGEEEDTTFIFFFQSGQDSMCIDATHSTGKGKYCNDDWKKPNAVVKKIIINKQPKLAIFANSEIKKGNEIRYDYGQPDARWRKKKNKNQNKPPEVLRECNTDNEPERAHVESNCTTQIAKKQTNQNKPPEVLRECNTDNEPERAPGESECTTQIVKKQTNQNKPPEVLRECNTDNEPERAPGESECTTQIAKKKTNQNKPPEVLRECNTDNEPERAPGESECTTQIVKKQTNQNKPPEVLRECNTDNEPERAPGESECTTQIAKKKTNQNKPPEVLRECNTDNEPERAPGESECTTQIAKKNTNQNKPPEVLRECNTDNEPERAHVESNCTTQIAKKQTNQNKPPEVLRECNTDNEPERAPGESECTTQIAKDNESDDSYNPFEDIDLFPWCKDTHKDVSSGGDDKGENGSDNEVSSQTSEASDNTQDKEQEWNDDQMSYVCDSEDSTNSSEYMIPLPSPKMRSHGAVCIKEHPSKSDVEHTIVSTTDHNQKQQ; this comes from the exons ATGCAGACAAGAAGTAATAAAAACCAACAGCAACCTACAGCTTATGCAGATttcatcaagaaaaaaaaagaccctTCTGGGTTTGAAGTGAAATATGTTTCAGAAGAAGTTG ggTATGGATTATTTGCTACGGCAGACTTTGAAAAAGGAGAATTCCTCCTAGAATATTCTGGTGTGTTAAGACATGCCTACCAGGTGGGGGAAGAGGAGGACACTACTTTCATATTCTTCTTCCAGAGTGGTCAAGACAGTATGTG CATTGATGCTACACATAGCACAGGAAAGGGAAAGTATTGTAATGATGATTGGAAGAAACCCAATGCTGTTGTGAAGAAGATTATCATAAACAAGCAACCAAAATTGGCCATATTTGCAAATTCAGAGATaaagaaaggaaatgaaatcAGATATGATTATGGACAACCTGATGCAAGATGGAGGAAGAAG aaaaacaaaaatcaaaacaagccacctgaagttttgagagaatgcaacactgataatgagcCAGAGAGAGCACATGTAGAATCAAATTGCACCACACAGATTGCCAAG aaacaaacaaatcaaaacaagccacctgaagttttgagagaatgcaacactgataatgagcCAGAGAGAGCACCTGGGGAATCAGAATGCACCACACAGATTGTCAAG aaacaaacaaatcaaaacaagccacctgaagttttgagagaatgcaacactgataatgagcCAGAGAGAGCACCTGGGGAATCAGAATGCACCACACAGATTGCCAAG aaaaaaacaaatcaaaacaagccacctgaagttttgagagaatgcaacactgataatgagcCAGAGAGAGCACCTGGGGAATCAGAATGCACCACACAGATTGTCAAG aaacaaacaaatcaaaacaagccacctgaagttttgagagaatgcaacactgataatgagcCAGAGAGAGCACCTGGGGAATCAGAATGCACCACACAGATTGCCAAG aaaaaaacaaatcaaaacaagccacctgaagttttgagagaatgcaacactgataatgagcCAGAGAGAGCACCTGGGGAATCAGAATGCACCACACAGATTGCCAAG aaaaacacaaatcaaaacaagccacctgaagttttgagagaatgcaacactgataatgagcCAGAGAGAGCACATGTAGAATCAAATTGCACCACACAGATTGCCAAG aaacaaacaaatcaaaacaagccacctgaagttttgagagaatgcaacactgataatgagcCAGAGAGAGCACCTGGGGAATCAGAATGCACCACACAGATTGCCAAG GATAATGAAAGTGATGATAGCTATAATCCATTTGAAGACATCGATTTGTTCCCATGGTGTAAAGACACACACAAAGATGTCAGCAGTGGAGGAGACGATAAAGGAGAAAATGGTAGTGACAATGAAGTTTCATCTCAGACTAGTGAAGCATCGGACAACACTCAAGATAAAGAGCAGGAATGGAATGATGACCAAATGTCATATGTTTGCGATTCAGAAGATTCTACAAATAGTTCAGAATATATGattccccttccttcccctaAAATGAGAAGTCATGGTGCAGTTTGCATCAAGGAGCATCCGTCAAAATCTGATGTCGAACACACCATAGTATCAACTACTGATCACAATCAAAAGCAACAGTAA
- the LOC139963288 gene encoding uncharacterized protein isoform X2 — protein sequence MQTRSNKNQQQPTAYADFIKKKKDPSGFEVKYVSEEVGYGLFATADFEKGEFLLEYSGVLRHAYQVGEEEDTTFIFFFQSGQDSMCIDATHSTGKGKYCNDDWKKPNAVVKKIIINKQPKLAIFANSEIKKGNEIRYDYGQPDARWRKKKNKNQNKPPEVLRECNTDNEPERAHVESNCTTQIAKKQTNQNKPPEVLRECNTDNEPERAPGESECTTQIVKKQTNQNKPPEVLRECNTDNEPERAPGESECTTQIAKKKTNQNKPPEVLRECNTDNEPERAPGESECTTQIVKKKTNQNKPPEVLRECNTDNEPERAPGESECTTQIAKKNTNQNKPPEVLRECNTDNEPERAHVESNCTTQIAKKQTNQNKPPEVLRECNTDNEPERAPGESECTTQIAKDNESDDSYNPFEDIDLFPWCKDTHKDVSSGGDDKGENGSDNEVSSQTSEASDNTQDKEQEWNDDQMSYVCDSEDSTNSSEYMIPLPSPKMRSHGAVCIKEHPSKSDVEHTIVSTTDHNQKQQ from the exons ATGCAGACAAGAAGTAATAAAAACCAACAGCAACCTACAGCTTATGCAGATttcatcaagaaaaaaaaagaccctTCTGGGTTTGAAGTGAAATATGTTTCAGAAGAAGTTG ggTATGGATTATTTGCTACGGCAGACTTTGAAAAAGGAGAATTCCTCCTAGAATATTCTGGTGTGTTAAGACATGCCTACCAGGTGGGGGAAGAGGAGGACACTACTTTCATATTCTTCTTCCAGAGTGGTCAAGACAGTATGTG CATTGATGCTACACATAGCACAGGAAAGGGAAAGTATTGTAATGATGATTGGAAGAAACCCAATGCTGTTGTGAAGAAGATTATCATAAACAAGCAACCAAAATTGGCCATATTTGCAAATTCAGAGATaaagaaaggaaatgaaatcAGATATGATTATGGACAACCTGATGCAAGATGGAGGAAGAAG aaaaacaaaaatcaaaacaagccacctgaagttttgagagaatgcaacactgataatgagcCAGAGAGAGCACATGTAGAATCAAATTGCACCACACAGATTGCCAAG aaacaaacaaatcaaaacaagccacctgaagttttgagagaatgcaacactgataatgagcCAGAGAGAGCACCTGGGGAATCAGAATGCACCACACAGATTGTCAAG aaacaaacaaatcaaaacaagccacctgaagttttgagagaatgcaacactgataatgagcCAGAGAGAGCACCTGGGGAATCAGAATGCACCACACAGATTGCCAAG aaaaaaacaaatcaaaacaagccacctgaagttttgagagaatgcaacactgataatgagcCAGAGAGAGCACCTGGGGAATCAGAATGCACCACACAGATTGTCAAG aaaaaaacaaatcaaaacaagccacctgaagttttgagagaatgcaacactgataatgagcCAGAGAGAGCACCTGGGGAATCAGAATGCACCACACAGATTGCCAAG aaaaacacaaatcaaaacaagccacctgaagttttgagagaatgcaacactgataatgagcCAGAGAGAGCACATGTAGAATCAAATTGCACCACACAGATTGCCAAG aaacaaacaaatcaaaacaagccacctgaagttttgagagaatgcaacactgataatgagcCAGAGAGAGCACCTGGGGAATCAGAATGCACCACACAGATTGCCAAG GATAATGAAAGTGATGATAGCTATAATCCATTTGAAGACATCGATTTGTTCCCATGGTGTAAAGACACACACAAAGATGTCAGCAGTGGAGGAGACGATAAAGGAGAAAATGGTAGTGACAATGAAGTTTCATCTCAGACTAGTGAAGCATCGGACAACACTCAAGATAAAGAGCAGGAATGGAATGATGACCAAATGTCATATGTTTGCGATTCAGAAGATTCTACAAATAGTTCAGAATATATGattccccttccttcccctaAAATGAGAAGTCATGGTGCAGTTTGCATCAAGGAGCATCCGTCAAAATCTGATGTCGAACACACCATAGTATCAACTACTGATCACAATCAAAAGCAACAGTAA
- the LOC139963288 gene encoding uncharacterized protein isoform X3, with protein MQTRSNKNQQQPTAYADFIKKKKDPSGFEVKYVSEEVGYGLFATADFEKGEFLLEYSGVLRHAYQVGEEEDTTFIFFFQSGQDSMCIDATHSTGKGKYCNDDWKKPNAVVKKIIINKQPKLAIFANSEIKKGNEIRYDYGQPDARWRKKKQTNQNKPPEVLRECNTDNEPERAPGESECTTQIVKKQTNQNKPPEVLRECNTDNEPERAPGESECTTQIAKKKTNQNKPPEVLRECNTDNEPERAPGESECTTQIVKKQTNQNKPPEVLRECNTDNEPERAPGESECTTQIAKKKTNQNKPPEVLRECNTDNEPERAPGESECTTQIAKKNTNQNKPPEVLRECNTDNEPERAHVESNCTTQIAKKQTNQNKPPEVLRECNTDNEPERAPGESECTTQIAKDNESDDSYNPFEDIDLFPWCKDTHKDVSSGGDDKGENGSDNEVSSQTSEASDNTQDKEQEWNDDQMSYVCDSEDSTNSSEYMIPLPSPKMRSHGAVCIKEHPSKSDVEHTIVSTTDHNQKQQ; from the exons ATGCAGACAAGAAGTAATAAAAACCAACAGCAACCTACAGCTTATGCAGATttcatcaagaaaaaaaaagaccctTCTGGGTTTGAAGTGAAATATGTTTCAGAAGAAGTTG ggTATGGATTATTTGCTACGGCAGACTTTGAAAAAGGAGAATTCCTCCTAGAATATTCTGGTGTGTTAAGACATGCCTACCAGGTGGGGGAAGAGGAGGACACTACTTTCATATTCTTCTTCCAGAGTGGTCAAGACAGTATGTG CATTGATGCTACACATAGCACAGGAAAGGGAAAGTATTGTAATGATGATTGGAAGAAACCCAATGCTGTTGTGAAGAAGATTATCATAAACAAGCAACCAAAATTGGCCATATTTGCAAATTCAGAGATaaagaaaggaaatgaaatcAGATATGATTATGGACAACCTGATGCAAGATGGAGGAAGAAG aaacaaacaaatcaaaacaagccacctgaagttttgagagaatgcaacactgataatgagcCAGAGAGAGCACCTGGGGAATCAGAATGCACCACACAGATTGTCAAG aaacaaacaaatcaaaacaagccacctgaagttttgagagaatgcaacactgataatgagcCAGAGAGAGCACCTGGGGAATCAGAATGCACCACACAGATTGCCAAG aaaaaaacaaatcaaaacaagccacctgaagttttgagagaatgcaacactgataatgagcCAGAGAGAGCACCTGGGGAATCAGAATGCACCACACAGATTGTCAAG aaacaaacaaatcaaaacaagccacctgaagttttgagagaatgcaacactgataatgagcCAGAGAGAGCACCTGGGGAATCAGAATGCACCACACAGATTGCCAAG aaaaaaacaaatcaaaacaagccacctgaagttttgagagaatgcaacactgataatgagcCAGAGAGAGCACCTGGGGAATCAGAATGCACCACACAGATTGCCAAG aaaaacacaaatcaaaacaagccacctgaagttttgagagaatgcaacactgataatgagcCAGAGAGAGCACATGTAGAATCAAATTGCACCACACAGATTGCCAAG aaacaaacaaatcaaaacaagccacctgaagttttgagagaatgcaacactgataatgagcCAGAGAGAGCACCTGGGGAATCAGAATGCACCACACAGATTGCCAAG GATAATGAAAGTGATGATAGCTATAATCCATTTGAAGACATCGATTTGTTCCCATGGTGTAAAGACACACACAAAGATGTCAGCAGTGGAGGAGACGATAAAGGAGAAAATGGTAGTGACAATGAAGTTTCATCTCAGACTAGTGAAGCATCGGACAACACTCAAGATAAAGAGCAGGAATGGAATGATGACCAAATGTCATATGTTTGCGATTCAGAAGATTCTACAAATAGTTCAGAATATATGattccccttccttcccctaAAATGAGAAGTCATGGTGCAGTTTGCATCAAGGAGCATCCGTCAAAATCTGATGTCGAACACACCATAGTATCAACTACTGATCACAATCAAAAGCAACAGTAA
- the LOC139963288 gene encoding uncharacterized protein isoform X5 — protein MQTRSNKNQQQPTAYADFIKKKKDPSGFEVKYVSEEVGYGLFATADFEKGEFLLEYSGVLRHAYQVGEEEDTTFIFFFQSGQDSMCIDATHSTGKGKYCNDDWKKPNAVVKKIIINKQPKLAIFANSEIKKGNEIRYDYGQPDARWRKKKKTNQNKPPEVLRECNTDNEPERAPGESECTTQIVKKQTNQNKPPEVLRECNTDNEPERAPGESECTTQIAKKKTNQNKPPEVLRECNTDNEPERAPGESECTTQIAKKNTNQNKPPEVLRECNTDNEPERAHVESNCTTQIAKKQTNQNKPPEVLRECNTDNEPERAPGESECTTQIAKDNESDDSYNPFEDIDLFPWCKDTHKDVSSGGDDKGENGSDNEVSSQTSEASDNTQDKEQEWNDDQMSYVCDSEDSTNSSEYMIPLPSPKMRSHGAVCIKEHPSKSDVEHTIVSTTDHNQKQQ, from the exons ATGCAGACAAGAAGTAATAAAAACCAACAGCAACCTACAGCTTATGCAGATttcatcaagaaaaaaaaagaccctTCTGGGTTTGAAGTGAAATATGTTTCAGAAGAAGTTG ggTATGGATTATTTGCTACGGCAGACTTTGAAAAAGGAGAATTCCTCCTAGAATATTCTGGTGTGTTAAGACATGCCTACCAGGTGGGGGAAGAGGAGGACACTACTTTCATATTCTTCTTCCAGAGTGGTCAAGACAGTATGTG CATTGATGCTACACATAGCACAGGAAAGGGAAAGTATTGTAATGATGATTGGAAGAAACCCAATGCTGTTGTGAAGAAGATTATCATAAACAAGCAACCAAAATTGGCCATATTTGCAAATTCAGAGATaaagaaaggaaatgaaatcAGATATGATTATGGACAACCTGATGCAAGATGGAGGAAGAAG aaaaaaacaaatcaaaacaagccacctgaagttttgagagaatgcaacactgataatgagcCAGAGAGAGCACCTGGGGAATCAGAATGCACCACACAGATTGTCAAG aaacaaacaaatcaaaacaagccacctgaagttttgagagaatgcaacactgataatgagcCAGAGAGAGCACCTGGGGAATCAGAATGCACCACACAGATTGCCAAG aaaaaaacaaatcaaaacaagccacctgaagttttgagagaatgcaacactgataatgagcCAGAGAGAGCACCTGGGGAATCAGAATGCACCACACAGATTGCCAAG aaaaacacaaatcaaaacaagccacctgaagttttgagagaatgcaacactgataatgagcCAGAGAGAGCACATGTAGAATCAAATTGCACCACACAGATTGCCAAG aaacaaacaaatcaaaacaagccacctgaagttttgagagaatgcaacactgataatgagcCAGAGAGAGCACCTGGGGAATCAGAATGCACCACACAGATTGCCAAG GATAATGAAAGTGATGATAGCTATAATCCATTTGAAGACATCGATTTGTTCCCATGGTGTAAAGACACACACAAAGATGTCAGCAGTGGAGGAGACGATAAAGGAGAAAATGGTAGTGACAATGAAGTTTCATCTCAGACTAGTGAAGCATCGGACAACACTCAAGATAAAGAGCAGGAATGGAATGATGACCAAATGTCATATGTTTGCGATTCAGAAGATTCTACAAATAGTTCAGAATATATGattccccttccttcccctaAAATGAGAAGTCATGGTGCAGTTTGCATCAAGGAGCATCCGTCAAAATCTGATGTCGAACACACCATAGTATCAACTACTGATCACAATCAAAAGCAACAGTAA
- the LOC139963284 gene encoding uncharacterized protein, giving the protein MSPESNSEMDTQKRKGLGTSLKRNVDMRSSASDSEAGGNIVHSTSSSSSKLRLQNAECKVSSKTPESSCAVSSTTSETRFKKIPRVTVMTSSNGLARKWDKHQFCVFCMEQKAKLGRHFQSMHAHEPEVQEAFSFSKNSKERKELLQILTNKGNHSHNIEVLNSGTGILIPYKRPPFSVPFERYLPCENCFGYFYDGDMWKHTKKCPAKQSHSGRNNGLRSRCSLLLPLATKVDEQFKVKVIGIMRRDNISIICRNDEMILTLGQRLFAKLGTDSHNGQYVSQKMREVGRLLKNIQEVDPSLKTLAECIRPSYFDKVVEAVRKCAVYNSSTQQYQIPSLALKLGHSLKKCAAIQKVAGIKLEDGELKDYAERFEELCNLEWADSVSSHALSTLYQRKWNKPTILPLSEDVVNLHKHLNVKITESTKRLSTDPDKLAWYSLATATMAKIILFNRRRSGEVQRMPLEDYQRCNTHTNEDILEDLTEWEKKLCQQLSRVETKGKRGRKVPILLTSEMKEAADTLVETRSSVGVSSTNRYMFARPTLGSKTPLRGSDCLSKMALESGAKCPSALTSTKLRKHIATVSQLFCLKRHELDILANFLGHDIRVHREYYRLPDDTLQMTKVARLLLAMEKGNSNNFRDKKLSEIEVSLDDPCTSEEELVDEDEEDDLPDEINTGASILAKTCNESKKRSSLQARSHSNLSVRKPDQSEQRVVVNKKSHWGNKESDAVQDYFDKHIRLGRVPRKDECDKCKKSLAPLLDDKTWKNIKYKVYSAIQANKRKR; this is encoded by the exons ATGTCACCGGAGAGCAACAGTGAAATGGATACTCAAAAAAGGAAAGGACTAGGAACAAGTCTGAAACGGAATGTTGACATGAGGTCATCGGCAAGTGATTCAGAAGCAGGTGGAAACATTGTCCACTCTACTTCTAGCTCATCATCTAAATTGAGACTGCAGAATGCTGAATGCAAAGTGTCAAGCAAGACACCTGAATCGAGTTGTGCAGTTTCTTCAACTACCAGTGAAACTAGATTCAAGAAGATACCTCGGGTGACTGTCATGACAAGCAGTAATGGACTTGCTAGAAAATGGGATAAACACCAGTTCTGTGTTTTTTGTATGgaacaaaaggcaaaactgGGAAGACatttccagtctatgcatgcACATGAACCAGAGGTACAAGAAGCATTCAGCTTCAGCAAGAATTCAAAGGAAAGAAAGGAATTGCTACAAATTTTGACCAATAAAGGTAATCATTCACACAACATCGAAGTACTAAACTCAGGGACAGGCATTCTTATTCCCTACAAGAGGCCACCCTTCAGTGTTCCTTTTGAAAGATACCTTCCATGTGAAAACTGTTTTGGTTACTTTTATGATGGAGATATGTGGAAACACACAAAAAAGTGTCCAGCGAAACAAAGCCACAGTGGAAGAAATAATGGATTAAGGTCTAGATGTTCATTGTTGCTCCCACTGGCTACCAAGGTTGATGAACAGTTCAAGGTAAAAGTCATTGGAATTATGCGTCGGGATAACATAAGCATTATTTGtcgaaatgatgaaatgattttGACATTGGGACAACGATTGTTTGCAAAGCTTGGAACAGATTCACACAATGGTCAGTATGTCAGTCAGAAAATGCGGGAGGTGGGTCGCCTACTGAAGAATATTCAGGAAGTTGATCCAAGTTTAAAGACCCTTGCAGAATGCATACGACCATCATACTTTGACAAAGTAGTTGAGGCTGTTCGCAAGTGTGCAGTTTACAACTCATCCACTCAACAGTACCAGATACCATCCCTTGCACTGAAGTTAGGCCATTCCCTAAAAAAATGTGCAGCAATACAAAAGGTGGCAGGCATCAAATTGGAAGATGGAGAACTGAAAGATTATGCAGAGAGATTTGAAGAACTTTGCAACTTAGAGTGGGCAGACAGTGTTTCTTCACATGCATTATCTACATTGTATCAAAGGAAGTGGAATAAGCCCACAATATTACCTTTGTCTGAAGATGTAGTCAACCTTCACAAACACCTCAATGTGAAAATTACAGAAAGCACCAAGAGATTGTCAACAGATCCGGATAAACTGGCATGGTACTCACTAGCTACAGCAACAATGGCTAAAATTATCCTATTTAATAGGAGGAGGAGTGGAGAAGTACAGCGCATGCCTCTGGAAGATTACCAAAGATGCAATACTCACACTAATGAGGATATCCTTGAGGATCTTACTGAATGGGAGAAAAAACTGTGTCAACAGCTTTCTAGAGTCGAGACTAAAGGGAAAAGAGGCAGAAAAGTCCCCATTCTGCTAACATCTGAAATGAAAGAGGCTGCCGATACCCTTGTAGAGACTCGTTCATCTGTTGGAGTGTCTTCAACCAATCGCTATATGTTTGCCAGGCCAACATTGGGTTCAAAAACTCCACTACGGGGATCTGATTGCCTTAGCAAAATGGCTTTAGAGAGTGGAGCCAAATGCCCTTCTGCACTAACATCAACAAAGCTTCGAAAACATATTGCAACAGTTTCTCAACTCTTTTGTCTCAAACGCCATGAACTGGACATTCTTGCCAACTTTTTAGGTCACGATATTAGAGTTCATCGCGAGTATTATCGCCTCCCTGACGACACACTGCAGATGACAAAGGTAGCAAGGCTCTTGTTGGCGATGGAGAAGGGAAATTCAAACAACTTCAGAGATAAGAAACTTTCTGAAATTGAGGTCTCTTTGGATG ATCCATGTACTAGTGAAGAAGAGCTGGTTGACGAAGATGAGGAAGATGATTTACCTGATGAAATCAATACAGGAG CATCAATCCTTGCAAAAACGTGTAATGAAAGTAAGAAGAGGAGCAGTCTCCAGGCAAGAAGTCACAGTAACCTTTCAGTTAGAAAACCAGATCAGTCAGAGCAAAGAGTTGTAGTAAACAAAAAGTCACATTGGGGTAACAAAGAATCAGATGCTGTCCAAGATTATTTTGACAAGCACATTAGGTTAGGCCGTGTGCCTCGAAAAGATGAATGCGACAAATGTAAGAAATCTCTGGCACCACTTCTAGATGATAAAACTTGGAAAAACATCAAGTATAAAGTTTATAGTGCCATTCAAGCTAATAAAAGGAAGCGATAA